From Vigna unguiculata cultivar IT97K-499-35 chromosome 5, ASM411807v1, whole genome shotgun sequence, the proteins below share one genomic window:
- the LOC114184592 gene encoding uncharacterized protein LOC114184592 produces the protein MVRDRMQASQSRQKAYVDHRRKPLEFAAEDHVFLRVTRITALANLHLVFHVSQLRKYVFDPSHVLEVEDVQISEDLTMEVPPVTLEDSQLEERRGKPPQCLRDARNLMGLRAGPQGVQGP, from the exons ATGGTGAGGGATAGAATGCAGGcctctcagagtaggcagaaggcatATGTAGACCATAGGAGGAAACCCTTGGAATTCGCGGCTGAAGATCACGTATTCCTGAGGGTGACCCGAATCACTGCT TTGGCAAACCTCCACCTGGTATTCCACGTCTCgcagttgaggaagtacgtCTTTGACCCATCTCATGTATTAGAAGTCGAGGATGTACAGATCAGCGAGGATCTCACTATGGAAGTACCACCAGTAACTTTGGAGGATAGCCAACTTGAGGAACGTCGAGGAAAACCa CCCCAATGTTTAAGGGATGCCCGaaatctaatgggcctaagggctggcccacaAGGTgtccaaggcccctaa